A region of Paenibacillus sp. JNUCC-31 DNA encodes the following proteins:
- a CDS encoding methionine gamma-lyase family protein: MASFDSEISELQQQVERQIEGQLQQIDLITDRNQWKVIEAFQHRKVSDFHFAGSTGYAYNDRGREVLDEVYADVFGAEAALVRPHFASGTHTIATALFGVLRPGDELLYITGKPYDTLHKVIGKPGDGTGSLRDFGIGYQETALLEDGGVDWAAVEKRINAATKVIGIQRSRGYDWRSSFCIEEIADMVARVKAIKEDVIVFVDNCYGEFTEEREPTEVGVDLMAGSLIKNPGGGLAETGGYICGKEKYVQLAAYRLTAPGIGGEVGAMLGTTRSIYQGLYMAPTIVGQAIKGSIFAAAMFAASGFVTKPAWNETRTDLIQAVQFRSAEHLIAFVQGIQRAAAVDSHVVPEPWDMPGYEHPVIMAAGTFIQGGSLELSADAPIREPYIGYMQGGLTYSHVKYGVLMALQTMRERKLL; the protein is encoded by the coding sequence ATGGCAAGCTTTGATTCAGAAATTAGTGAACTTCAACAACAGGTTGAACGCCAGATTGAGGGACAATTACAACAGATAGACCTTATCACTGATCGTAATCAGTGGAAAGTAATTGAAGCTTTTCAGCATAGAAAAGTCAGCGATTTTCACTTTGCCGGTTCAACGGGTTACGCTTATAACGATCGCGGGCGTGAAGTGCTCGATGAAGTGTATGCAGATGTGTTTGGTGCAGAGGCGGCATTGGTACGTCCTCATTTTGCATCAGGAACTCACACAATCGCTACAGCTTTGTTTGGTGTGCTTCGCCCAGGTGATGAGCTGTTGTACATTACAGGTAAGCCCTATGATACATTGCATAAAGTGATTGGCAAGCCTGGTGATGGTACAGGGTCGTTACGTGATTTTGGCATTGGCTATCAAGAGACGGCTTTGCTGGAAGATGGCGGAGTAGATTGGGCAGCCGTAGAGAAAAGGATCAATGCAGCAACCAAAGTCATCGGTATTCAGCGCTCCAGAGGATATGATTGGAGATCTTCCTTCTGCATTGAAGAAATCGCTGATATGGTTGCACGTGTAAAGGCAATCAAGGAAGATGTCATCGTATTTGTGGATAACTGTTATGGTGAGTTTACGGAGGAACGTGAACCGACAGAGGTTGGAGTAGATCTGATGGCAGGTTCACTGATCAAGAATCCCGGTGGAGGTCTGGCGGAAACCGGAGGATACATATGCGGGAAGGAAAAGTATGTGCAATTGGCGGCATATCGTCTGACTGCTCCTGGAATCGGTGGTGAGGTTGGGGCAATGTTAGGCACGACTCGCAGCATCTACCAAGGACTTTACATGGCGCCGACAATTGTCGGACAGGCCATTAAAGGCAGTATATTCGCTGCAGCGATGTTTGCAGCATCCGGATTTGTGACCAAACCGGCATGGAATGAGACACGTACCGATTTGATTCAGGCTGTTCAATTTCGTTCAGCAGAGCATTTAATCGCCTTTGTGCAAGGGATACAGCGGGCAGCTGCAGTAGATAGTCATGTGGTTCCTGAACCTTGGGACATGCCCGGTTATGAACACCCTGTCATTATGGCGGCAGGTACGTTCATACAGGGTGGAAGTTTGGAATTGTCTGCTGATGCACCTATCCGTGAGCCCTATATTGGCTACATGCAGGGTGGGTTAACATACTCTCATGTTAAATATGGCGTTTTGATGGCGTTGCAGACCATGAGAGAGCGTAAATTATTGTGA
- a CDS encoding MerR family transcriptional regulator encodes MGDEIRRNMALFPIGIVMKLTDLSARQIRYYEQHSLIVPARTSGNQRLFSFNDVERLLEIKALIEKGVNIAGIKQVMNPVSKESEEATVITADTEVKRRELSDSQLHRLLKQQLVSGKRPGQVSLIQGELSRFFNKK; translated from the coding sequence ATGGGTGACGAAATTCGCAGAAATATGGCCTTATTCCCGATAGGTATTGTAATGAAACTTACGGATCTGTCCGCGCGTCAGATTCGTTATTACGAGCAGCACAGTTTGATTGTTCCTGCGAGAACGTCAGGTAATCAGCGTTTGTTCTCGTTTAATGATGTAGAACGCTTGCTGGAGATTAAAGCATTGATTGAAAAAGGGGTTAACATTGCTGGCATTAAGCAAGTAATGAATCCTGTATCCAAAGAATCCGAAGAGGCGACAGTTATTACCGCCGATACGGAAGTGAAGCGCAGAGAACTGTCGGATTCTCAGTTGCACCGTCTGCTGAAACAACAACTTGTGTCAGGTAAGCGACCTGGACAAGTATCTCTCATTCAAGGAGAGCTTTCCCGTTTTTTTAATAAAAAATAA
- a CDS encoding DUF402 domain-containing protein, with the protein MKRKFGDRANWRRITNRQFTCRFVQSKIFTGYITLYTIQDLKEPLWKTYGGSTFCIADKGYSWLQYYPKGEHFVVTAMFDDQERIVEWYIDTCRSQGITDQGVPWFDDLYLDVVVLKDGEVFLLDEDELEDALSRKHITTGDYDLANRTAKDLLHAIDAHVFPYFQLSLKHRKTLFENGEFRKNIHI; encoded by the coding sequence ATGAAACGGAAATTCGGGGACCGCGCGAACTGGCGCCGGATTACGAACCGACAATTTACATGCCGGTTCGTTCAATCCAAAATTTTCACAGGCTACATTACATTGTACACGATACAAGATTTAAAAGAGCCATTGTGGAAAACCTATGGAGGAAGCACCTTCTGCATTGCAGATAAAGGCTATTCCTGGTTGCAGTATTATCCCAAAGGAGAACATTTTGTGGTTACGGCCATGTTTGATGATCAGGAGCGGATTGTTGAGTGGTATATTGATACATGTCGCAGCCAAGGGATTACCGATCAGGGTGTTCCTTGGTTTGATGACCTTTATCTCGATGTCGTCGTCCTGAAAGATGGAGAAGTATTTTTGCTGGATGAAGATGAACTTGAAGATGCGCTTTCTCGTAAGCATATTACGACGGGGGATTACGACCTGGCCAATCGGACAGCCAAGGACTTGCTGCATGCCATTGATGCCCATGTGTTTCCTTATTTCCAATTGTCGCTGAAGCATCGAAAGACCTTGTTCGAAAACGGAGAATTCAGAAAAAATATCCATATTTGA
- a CDS encoding AAA family ATPase, with protein sequence MNGRVMAAGGQPGGRPSRQINVVLRNQEPQMLVKEEETAIQAAKGLAKHAHFQEIQGELEQLVGLENIKDLVFEIYAFLQIAQMRTEAGLLSGAHVYHMIFKGNPGTGKTTVARIVAKLFQKMGVLSKGHLIEVERADLVGEYIGHTAQKTRDLVKKALGGILFIDEAYSLARGGEKDFGKEAIDTLVKSMEDNKNQFILILAGYSEEIDFFLQTNPGLPSRFPIQVEFPDYSIDQLIQISEIMAKERDYILMPQTILKLKQHLLQEKNESLHAFSNARYVRNAIERSIRHQAVRLLEQYTQGNPGKLELMTIRTEDLKFEQK encoded by the coding sequence ATGAACGGACGGGTCATGGCTGCAGGAGGGCAACCGGGAGGCAGACCATCCAGACAAATTAATGTTGTTTTGCGTAACCAGGAGCCTCAGATGCTGGTCAAAGAAGAAGAGACGGCAATCCAGGCAGCAAAAGGGTTAGCCAAGCATGCGCATTTTCAGGAGATACAAGGTGAATTGGAGCAGTTGGTTGGGCTTGAAAATATCAAGGATTTGGTATTCGAAATTTACGCTTTCTTACAGATTGCCCAGATGCGTACCGAAGCAGGACTGCTAAGTGGAGCGCACGTGTATCATATGATTTTCAAAGGCAATCCGGGAACAGGTAAAACAACAGTAGCGAGGATTGTGGCAAAGCTGTTTCAGAAGATGGGTGTGCTCAGCAAAGGGCATCTAATTGAAGTGGAACGAGCAGATCTGGTTGGAGAATACATCGGACATACGGCGCAAAAAACGAGAGATTTGGTCAAGAAGGCATTAGGGGGAATCTTGTTCATTGACGAGGCATATAGTTTGGCTCGCGGTGGGGAGAAGGATTTTGGAAAGGAAGCTATCGATACACTTGTAAAGTCCATGGAAGACAATAAAAATCAATTCATTCTTATCCTCGCAGGGTATTCGGAAGAGATCGATTTTTTTCTGCAGACGAATCCGGGGTTGCCTTCCCGTTTTCCGATTCAGGTTGAATTTCCAGATTACAGTATTGATCAGTTAATTCAGATTTCCGAGATTATGGCCAAAGAACGTGATTATATTCTAATGCCGCAGACCATACTCAAATTAAAACAGCATCTACTCCAGGAAAAAAATGAATCTCTGCATGCGTTCAGCAATGCACGATATGTCCGAAATGCCATTGAACGCTCCATTCGCCACCAGGCAGTTCGACTATTGGAGCAGTATACTCAGGGGAATCCGGGAAAACTGGAGCTGATGACCATTCGTACAGAGGATTTGAAGTTTGAGCAAAAGTAA
- a CDS encoding penicillin-binding protein 1A, producing MPNDPLSRSNNRNSNNKSTKKAKPKTSKKKKITGKRVGWTLFFTMAIAIFCALGGYLFIMVSGEKLLKANLDKTTINETSKVYDRNGQLMGELSIKKLEPVESDAIPKLLKEAFVATEDKRFYEHQGVDIWSIGRAAVKDVMARSMVEGGSTLTQQLAKNMFLSRDKTFFRKATEVSIAMALERKYTKDEILTMYLNRIFFGHQRYGIKAASEFYFGEKDLNRLELWEIATLAAMPKGPSAYNPLSNPNDSKARRGVVLQLMYEQGYITKAEMDKAKAVDYKYTPPEKEQKYQAFIDYVLREAESVSGKTEDDLNIGGYKIYTTMDAQAQTAMESAFSDDSLFESSKDDQQVQGSMVIMNHENGSLVALLGGRDYQTKGYSRVTQSRRQPGSAFKPIVSYAPALESGNYNANSALSNEKQCFGNYCPGNLHGYSSTISMTDAITKSENIPAVWLLNKIGVNTGVQFAKSVGIQLTDEDKNLAIALGGLSKGTNTLEMAQAYSAFANLGEYQKAYAIKEIKDSSGKTTYKHDKSDTTRVMSEQNAYSLTQMLQNVVNDGTGRSARLDRPVAGKTGTVQSGISGNSANRDVWFVGYTPEWTAAVWMGYDNPDATHMLKNSSKLSAAFFAKVMGDALKGVPVKDFKAPAGAQTPPPEKEPEKPTLSVSGLNGAYDPSTQTVSLNWSATGDSSTQYRIYRKETSEGQFTHLIDAVGSTSAQDLSALPGLTYEYYVTAYDLASGQETDPSNTISLMIEAEELEPEQPDPGTEPGTGPDTGQPGTENPDNGSPDNGNSEGNNGNGNGNENGNNGNGNTGNGNGNNGNNGGPGQGNGQPGDGSTPPGQGTTDPGTGEDSGDGSVSTPGEVVTPDSGNNGNAGETDAPVDAQTGTGG from the coding sequence ATGCCAAACGATCCGTTGTCGAGGTCTAACAATCGCAACAGCAATAACAAGTCAACCAAAAAAGCGAAGCCAAAGACTTCTAAAAAGAAAAAAATTACGGGTAAACGCGTTGGATGGACATTGTTTTTTACCATGGCAATCGCCATATTCTGTGCACTTGGCGGATATTTATTTATTATGGTGAGTGGTGAAAAACTGCTCAAAGCCAATCTGGACAAAACAACAATCAATGAAACTTCAAAAGTATATGACCGTAATGGACAGCTAATGGGTGAGTTATCCATTAAAAAGCTGGAGCCGGTAGAGAGTGACGCTATTCCGAAATTGCTCAAGGAAGCTTTTGTTGCTACAGAGGATAAACGTTTCTACGAGCATCAGGGTGTGGATATCTGGTCCATCGGACGGGCGGCAGTAAAAGATGTCATGGCCCGCTCCATGGTGGAGGGCGGCAGTACGCTGACCCAACAGCTTGCAAAAAATATGTTCTTGTCTCGTGACAAGACATTCTTCCGTAAAGCTACGGAAGTTTCCATTGCGATGGCATTGGAGCGCAAATACACAAAAGACGAGATTCTTACGATGTACTTGAACCGGATTTTCTTCGGTCATCAGCGTTATGGGATTAAGGCTGCATCTGAATTTTATTTTGGGGAAAAAGATTTGAACCGGCTTGAATTGTGGGAGATTGCAACCCTGGCAGCCATGCCTAAAGGGCCATCTGCTTACAACCCGCTGAGTAATCCTAACGATTCCAAAGCACGGCGTGGTGTGGTATTGCAGCTGATGTACGAACAAGGCTACATTACCAAGGCGGAAATGGATAAAGCCAAAGCAGTCGATTATAAATATACACCACCTGAGAAAGAGCAAAAGTACCAAGCCTTTATCGATTATGTTCTTCGTGAAGCTGAAAGTGTGTCAGGTAAAACGGAAGATGATCTGAATATTGGTGGATACAAAATTTACACGACGATGGATGCTCAAGCTCAAACCGCGATGGAGAGCGCGTTCTCGGATGATAGCCTGTTTGAGTCAAGCAAAGATGATCAACAGGTTCAAGGATCTATGGTAATCATGAACCATGAAAATGGCAGTCTCGTTGCTTTGCTGGGCGGACGGGATTATCAAACGAAGGGCTATAGCCGGGTAACACAGAGCCGCAGACAGCCTGGATCGGCATTTAAACCGATTGTGTCTTATGCGCCGGCTCTTGAATCAGGGAATTACAATGCAAACTCAGCTCTCAGTAATGAAAAGCAATGCTTTGGGAATTACTGTCCGGGTAATTTGCATGGGTATTCTTCAACCATTAGCATGACGGATGCCATTACGAAATCGGAGAATATTCCGGCAGTATGGCTGTTAAACAAAATTGGTGTGAACACAGGTGTTCAATTTGCAAAAAGTGTAGGTATCCAGCTTACAGATGAAGACAAAAACCTGGCGATTGCGCTGGGAGGTCTTAGCAAAGGAACAAATACGCTGGAAATGGCGCAAGCCTACAGTGCTTTTGCCAATTTGGGTGAGTACCAGAAGGCATATGCCATTAAGGAGATTAAGGATAGTTCCGGGAAAACGACTTATAAACATGACAAATCAGACACAACGCGTGTGATGAGTGAGCAAAATGCGTATTCCCTGACTCAGATGCTGCAAAACGTAGTCAATGACGGTACGGGTCGTTCAGCACGTCTGGATCGACCGGTCGCTGGTAAGACGGGAACCGTTCAAAGTGGTATTTCCGGCAACAGTGCCAACCGTGATGTTTGGTTCGTCGGATACACGCCAGAATGGACTGCAGCAGTATGGATGGGTTATGACAATCCGGATGCAACCCATATGCTCAAGAATAGCAGTAAGCTGTCAGCAGCGTTCTTTGCCAAAGTTATGGGGGATGCGTTGAAAGGCGTTCCTGTGAAGGACTTCAAAGCTCCAGCAGGAGCCCAGACACCTCCGCCGGAAAAAGAACCAGAGAAACCAACGCTTTCAGTGAGTGGTTTGAATGGTGCTTATGATCCATCTACACAAACGGTATCGTTGAATTGGTCTGCAACAGGGGATTCATCGACACAGTATCGGATTTACAGAAAAGAAACATCTGAAGGACAGTTCACGCACCTCATTGATGCGGTTGGTTCGACCAGTGCGCAGGATCTAAGTGCTCTTCCTGGTCTCACATATGAGTATTATGTGACGGCCTATGATCTGGCTTCAGGACAGGAGACGGATCCTTCCAATACGATATCGCTGATGATTGAAGCGGAAGAATTGGAACCGGAACAGCCAGATCCGGGCACGGAGCCAGGAACAGGACCGGACACAGGACAGCCAGGAACAGAAAATCCGGACAACGGTTCGCCGGACAATGGAAATTCTGAAGGTAACAATGGCAATGGCAATGGGAATGAGAATGGTAACAATGGTAACGGCAATACCGGTAACGGTAATGGGAATAACGGCAACAACGGTGGACCGGGTCAAGGTAATGGTCAACCGGGAGACGGAAGCACTCCGCCAGGACAGGGAACAACAGATCCTGGTACAGGAGAGGATTCGGGTGATGGTTCCGTATCAACACCGGGTGAGGTAGTTACACCGGATAGTGGGAACAATGGTAATGCTGGAGAGACTGATGCCCCGGTAGATGCTCAAACCGGAACTGGTGGTTAA
- the glnA gene encoding type I glutamate--ammonia ligase codes for MSFTKEDILRISKEENVRFIRLQFTDLLGAIKNVEIPVSQLTKALDNKMMFDGSSIEGYVRIEESDMYLYPDLDSWLIFPWVAENRVARLICDVYLPDGNPFPGDPRGILKRNLKEAQDMGFTSFNVGPEPEFFLFKTDEKGNPTSELNDQGGYFDLAPTDLGENCRRDIVITLEEMGFEIEASHHEVAPGQHEIDFKYADALKAADQIQTFKLVVKTIARQHGLHATFMPKPLFGMNGSGMHCNQSLFKGNENAFVDESDELGLSKTARHFMAGTLKHARAFAAITNPTVNSYKRLVPGYEAPCYVAWSASNRSPMIRIPASRGLSTRVEVRNPDPAANPYLALAVLLKAGLDGIKRELSLPAPIDRNIYIMSEEERVEEGIPSLPADLKEALNELIRSEVICDALGDHALAHFYELKEIEWDMYRTQVHQWERDQYITLY; via the coding sequence GTGAGTTTTACTAAAGAAGACATACTACGCATCTCAAAAGAAGAAAATGTTCGATTCATTCGACTGCAATTTACCGATTTGCTTGGAGCTATCAAAAACGTTGAGATTCCTGTGAGCCAGCTTACAAAGGCTCTGGACAATAAAATGATGTTTGATGGTTCTTCCATTGAAGGGTATGTGCGTATCGAAGAATCCGATATGTACCTCTATCCTGACCTCGATTCTTGGCTCATTTTCCCATGGGTTGCAGAGAACCGTGTTGCACGCCTGATTTGTGACGTATATCTTCCAGATGGTAATCCGTTCCCAGGAGATCCACGTGGCATCTTGAAACGAAACCTGAAGGAAGCCCAAGATATGGGATTCACTTCCTTCAACGTCGGTCCTGAACCCGAGTTCTTCTTGTTCAAAACAGACGAAAAAGGAAACCCGACTAGCGAACTGAATGACCAAGGTGGTTATTTCGACCTTGCGCCTACGGATCTTGGTGAAAACTGTCGTCGTGACATCGTTATCACACTTGAAGAAATGGGCTTTGAGATCGAAGCTTCCCACCATGAGGTAGCTCCAGGTCAGCATGAGATCGACTTTAAATATGCTGATGCTCTGAAAGCAGCTGACCAGATCCAAACGTTCAAACTCGTTGTCAAAACGATTGCACGTCAGCATGGTTTACATGCTACATTCATGCCTAAACCGCTGTTTGGTATGAACGGATCCGGTATGCACTGTAACCAATCCTTGTTCAAAGGCAATGAGAACGCATTCGTTGACGAGTCGGACGAGTTGGGTCTGAGCAAAACTGCACGTCACTTCATGGCTGGAACTCTGAAGCACGCACGTGCGTTTGCAGCAATTACGAACCCAACTGTGAACTCATACAAACGTCTTGTACCAGGTTATGAAGCCCCTTGTTATGTAGCATGGTCTGCTAGTAACCGTAGCCCAATGATCCGTATTCCCGCTTCCCGTGGCCTGAGCACACGTGTTGAGGTTCGTAACCCGGATCCGGCTGCTAACCCTTACTTGGCTTTGGCTGTTTTGTTGAAAGCAGGTCTGGACGGAATCAAACGTGAGCTTTCCTTACCAGCTCCAATTGACCGTAACATCTACATCATGTCAGAAGAAGAGCGTGTGGAAGAAGGTATTCCAAGCTTGCCAGCTGACCTGAAAGAAGCATTGAACGAATTGATCCGCAGCGAAGTCATCTGTGACGCACTCGGCGACCACGCCCTAGCTCACTTCTACGAGCTGAAAGAAATTGAGTGGGACATGTATCGTACTCAAGTCCACCAATGGGAACGCGATCAATATATCACGTTGTACTAA
- a CDS encoding bZIP transcription factor, which translates to MRIVSGILLVTAFLTLVACSPQSKADSKSDGGVANKVESTLSQTESKEEPAVETSADSVDQEQESTATSIKKGETVTIDGFAEISVSKQKFSKKIEPSKPGNFYTYYESKEDDSTYFALTIKAKNLYTTGIDADEIANVTLIFDNQYDYPTFSTVEENGGEDFTYSNITSVNPLKTTTLYFLAEIPNEVAKSDKPLKAVIKIQDEVFEYTVR; encoded by the coding sequence ATGAGAATAGTATCAGGTATTTTGCTTGTTACCGCATTTTTAACACTTGTCGCTTGCTCACCTCAATCTAAAGCCGATTCAAAAAGTGATGGTGGCGTTGCGAATAAAGTAGAATCTACTTTGTCACAAACAGAATCCAAAGAAGAGCCAGCAGTTGAAACATCTGCAGATTCTGTTGATCAAGAACAAGAAAGTACTGCAACTTCAATTAAAAAAGGAGAAACAGTAACGATAGACGGGTTTGCGGAAATTTCAGTATCTAAACAAAAGTTTTCTAAAAAGATTGAACCTTCAAAACCAGGCAATTTCTATACATACTACGAATCAAAAGAAGATGATTCTACATATTTTGCACTCACAATCAAAGCCAAAAATTTATATACAACCGGCATTGATGCAGATGAAATAGCAAACGTCACCTTAATATTTGATAATCAGTATGACTACCCTACTTTCAGTACCGTTGAGGAAAATGGAGGAGAAGACTTCACTTACAGTAACATTACCAGCGTCAATCCTCTAAAAACCACCACGTTATATTTTCTTGCAGAAATACCAAACGAGGTCGCTAAAAGTGACAAACCATTAAAAGCTGTAATTAAGATACAAGATGAAGTTTTTGAATATACAGTAAGATAA
- the hflX gene encoding GTPase HflX → MTNGTHDTDMVKKDRAILVSLITDEVKRSGINPEYSLEELVKLAETAGVEVLSVLSQNRETRDTKWFIGKGKVEELRAVAEEMGATTAIFDQELSGAQVRNLEEALDLKIIDRTQLILDIFAQRANTREGIIQVELAQLSYLLPRLSGHGKNLSRLGGGIGTRGPGESKLETDRRHIRGRIDDLKRHLEEVTRHRKLHRERRKKTGIVQVALVGYTNAGKSTLLKQLTAADVYIQDQLFATLDPTSRTMELPSGKEIVLTDTVGFIQNLPHDLIAAFRATLEEVNEADLILHVVDASSAMREDQMKTVHSILQQLGSGDKPQLVLYNKKDACTPEQLEMLPLDKDHIKVSALDPEDLQKIRELIQGELTGDTKRFRIPAERGDLTPVLYKIGDVVETTFEENDVIYEVELQKGEYEKFGYLLEDFIQL, encoded by the coding sequence ATGACAAATGGCACACATGATACAGACATGGTAAAAAAGGATCGGGCCATATTGGTGAGCCTGATTACGGATGAAGTTAAGCGTTCGGGTATTAATCCGGAGTACTCTCTGGAGGAGCTGGTGAAGCTTGCCGAGACAGCAGGCGTGGAAGTGCTGAGTGTACTGTCTCAGAACCGGGAAACACGGGATACCAAATGGTTTATTGGTAAGGGGAAAGTGGAGGAGCTCCGAGCTGTAGCTGAAGAAATGGGAGCAACAACAGCTATTTTTGACCAGGAACTGTCTGGTGCTCAGGTTCGTAATCTGGAAGAAGCGCTGGATCTCAAAATTATTGACCGTACCCAGCTTATTTTGGATATTTTTGCACAGCGCGCCAATACGAGAGAAGGTATTATTCAGGTTGAACTGGCTCAATTGAGCTACTTGCTCCCGCGTTTGTCGGGTCACGGTAAGAACCTGTCCAGACTCGGCGGCGGAATTGGAACACGGGGACCGGGTGAAAGTAAGCTGGAGACAGATCGCCGGCACATTCGTGGCCGCATCGATGACTTGAAGCGTCATCTGGAGGAAGTGACACGTCACCGCAAGCTGCACCGGGAACGTCGCAAAAAAACGGGTATCGTACAGGTTGCCCTTGTGGGTTATACGAATGCCGGCAAATCAACCTTGCTTAAACAATTAACGGCAGCTGATGTGTATATTCAAGACCAGCTTTTTGCTACCCTTGATCCGACATCACGGACAATGGAACTGCCAAGCGGCAAAGAAATCGTACTGACGGACACGGTAGGATTTATACAAAATCTACCCCATGACCTGATTGCAGCTTTTCGGGCAACACTGGAGGAAGTGAATGAAGCAGATCTTATTTTGCATGTGGTGGATGCATCATCCGCTATGCGCGAAGACCAGATGAAAACCGTACACTCGATTTTGCAACAATTGGGTTCAGGAGACAAGCCGCAGTTGGTGTTGTACAACAAAAAGGATGCATGTACTCCGGAGCAGCTTGAAATGCTTCCATTGGATAAAGACCATATCAAAGTGAGTGCGCTTGATCCAGAGGATTTGCAGAAAATTCGGGAGCTGATCCAGGGGGAACTAACTGGTGATACAAAGCGGTTCCGTATTCCGGCTGAACGTGGAGATCTTACGCCTGTGCTTTACAAAATAGGGGATGTTGTGGAGACCACTTTTGAAGAGAATGATGTCATTTATGAAGTGGAACTGCAAAAAGGTGAATATGAAAAATTTGGTTACTTACTTGAAGATTTTATACAACTGTAA
- a CDS encoding histidine phosphatase family protein, which yields MYRLFIIVPCLLLLLGTTCNARGSEFSGSFLINDLQKGGYILYTRHGDATVGEDQQDFSLTDCSTQRNLSATGKEQAEKYGNAIRKLNIPVHMPVEASPLCRTLQTAQTAFGTQNVKVNGFWLNIYKLSQNPSTETIDSTLQAFTNEVEEAPPIHFNRLIVAHSFPPGVGLGELSSMETVIIKPLGDQKGYKVIGKLTLEEVLHLAGM from the coding sequence ATGTACCGTTTATTCATTATTGTACCCTGTCTTCTTCTGTTGCTTGGAACAACTTGTAACGCCAGAGGATCAGAATTTTCTGGATCTTTTCTTATAAATGATCTTCAAAAAGGTGGGTACATACTCTATACCCGTCATGGAGACGCAACTGTAGGGGAAGATCAACAAGATTTTAGTCTGACAGATTGCTCTACACAGAGGAATCTAAGTGCTACGGGAAAGGAACAGGCTGAGAAGTATGGCAATGCTATTCGAAAACTAAATATTCCTGTCCATATGCCCGTAGAAGCAAGCCCCTTATGTAGAACCCTCCAAACGGCTCAGACTGCTTTTGGTACACAAAATGTAAAAGTAAATGGTTTCTGGTTAAACATATATAAACTCAGTCAAAACCCGAGCACTGAAACTATAGACAGTACACTTCAAGCATTTACAAATGAAGTTGAAGAGGCACCTCCAATTCATTTTAACAGGCTAATAGTAGCTCACTCTTTTCCTCCCGGGGTGGGACTAGGAGAACTTTCGAGTATGGAGACAGTTATTATTAAACCGCTGGGAGATCAAAAAGGGTATAAGGTTATTGGAAAACTGACATTAGAAGAAGTTTTACATCTAGCCGGAATGTAA
- a CDS encoding SOS response-associated peptidase, with protein sequence MCGRFTITDPIDAITNRYYASIADGFEYKPNYNAAPMQYIPTIIGSKDGNRLGSLRWGLVPTWAKDDKIGNKMINARAETLSEKPAFKRLIRSKRCIIPANGFYEWRKEGSAKQPLRILMKDDSIFSLAGLYDTWTDPDGNKLSTCTIITTEPNSLMEDIHNRMPVILRPEDEAKWLGRYNDDVQSLLSLLKPYKAAEMRAYKVPKEVGNVRNNNEELLKEVN encoded by the coding sequence ATGTGCGGAAGATTTACAATCACTGACCCCATAGACGCTATCACGAACAGGTACTATGCTTCGATTGCAGATGGATTTGAGTACAAGCCGAATTACAACGCTGCACCTATGCAGTACATCCCAACCATTATTGGAAGCAAAGACGGAAATAGATTAGGCTCGCTCCGTTGGGGTCTGGTTCCTACTTGGGCCAAGGACGACAAGATTGGTAATAAGATGATTAACGCTCGTGCTGAAACGCTGTCCGAAAAACCAGCCTTTAAACGCCTGATCAGATCTAAGCGCTGCATTATCCCTGCGAACGGGTTTTACGAGTGGCGTAAAGAAGGATCAGCTAAGCAGCCGCTGCGGATTCTTATGAAAGACGACTCCATTTTTTCACTTGCTGGGTTATATGACACCTGGACAGATCCAGACGGGAATAAACTGAGTACTTGCACCATAATTACTACAGAGCCGAACAGTCTTATGGAAGACATTCATAATCGCATGCCGGTTATTCTACGACCCGAGGATGAAGCAAAATGGCTGGGAAGATATAATGACGATGTTCAGTCGTTGCTCAGCTTGCTCAAGCCATACAAGGCTGCTGAAATGAGAGCGTACAAGGTCCCCAAGGAAGTAGGCAATGTGCGAAATAATAATGAGGAACTACTGAAGGAAGTAAATTAG
- the hfq gene encoding RNA chaperone Hfq: protein MNKSINIQDTFLNQLRKENIPATVYLTNGFQIRGTIKAFDNFTIVIDSDGRQQMVYKHAISTFTPQRSVSLMQQDNSGEA, encoded by the coding sequence ATGAACAAGTCCATCAACATCCAAGATACGTTCTTGAACCAACTGCGGAAAGAAAACATTCCAGCTACGGTCTATCTGACCAATGGCTTTCAAATCCGCGGAACGATCAAGGCATTTGACAATTTTACGATCGTCATTGACAGCGACGGACGCCAGCAAATGGTCTACAAGCACGCCATCTCCACGTTCACGCCGCAACGCAGCGTATCGCTGATGCAGCAAGATAACAGCGGCGAAGCTTAA